The Candidatus Zymogenaceae bacterium genome includes a window with the following:
- the lpxD gene encoding UDP-3-O-(3-hydroxymyristoyl)glucosamine N-acyltransferase, giving the protein MKWRIADIAEFLQGEIVGDADTVITGISGITEAREGDLSFIAQQKYAEYLSTTKASALIVSREFAEAHIPLIRVDNPYLAFAKFLTHVTQSERTYSGVAEGAFVHGDADVADEVIVMPHAYVGRGAVIKHRAVVHPGVYVGDGAIIGEGTVLYPNVTVMERCIIGDRVIIHAGTVIGSDGFGFAHDGSRPVKIPQVGIVRIDDDVEIGSNCSIDRAALGVTWIKSGVVMDNLVQVGHNVVVEENSIIIAQVGISGSTYIGKNVILTGQAGIMGHLTIGDGAVVTPKAGVSKSVGPGEVVSSGLPQLPHKTWLRVVQTIPRLPEIRKELNRLKKRVEELEKKGPEDDESAG; this is encoded by the coding sequence ATGAAATGGCGGATAGCGGACATAGCGGAATTTCTGCAAGGTGAAATCGTCGGCGATGCGGATACGGTGATTACCGGAATAAGCGGTATCACCGAAGCAAGGGAGGGGGATCTCAGCTTCATCGCCCAGCAGAAGTATGCCGAATATCTTTCCACCACAAAAGCCTCCGCCCTCATTGTCTCCAGGGAATTCGCCGAGGCGCACATCCCTCTCATCAGGGTGGACAATCCATATCTCGCCTTTGCGAAATTTCTCACACACGTCACACAATCGGAGAGGACGTATTCGGGGGTGGCCGAAGGAGCGTTCGTGCATGGTGATGCGGATGTGGCCGATGAAGTGATTGTTATGCCCCATGCATACGTGGGGCGGGGGGCGGTCATTAAACATCGGGCGGTTGTTCATCCCGGCGTGTATGTGGGAGACGGAGCGATCATCGGAGAGGGGACGGTTCTCTATCCGAACGTGACCGTTATGGAGCGGTGTATCATCGGCGATCGCGTTATCATCCATGCCGGAACGGTTATCGGCAGCGACGGTTTCGGATTCGCCCATGACGGCTCGCGGCCGGTGAAAATACCCCAGGTCGGTATCGTCAGGATAGACGATGATGTGGAAATCGGCTCCAACTGCTCCATCGACCGAGCCGCCCTCGGTGTGACGTGGATTAAGAGCGGGGTGGTCATGGACAACCTCGTACAGGTCGGGCACAATGTGGTGGTGGAGGAGAACAGTATCATCATCGCCCAGGTGGGAATTTCCGGCAGCACGTACATCGGGAAAAACGTCATCCTGACCGGACAGGCGGGTATCATGGGGCACTTGACTATAGGAGATGGCGCCGTGGTGACGCCTAAGGCCGGTGTATCAAAAAGTGTCGGTCCGGGGGAAGTGGTATCTTCCGGTCTTCCGCAGCTCCCTCACAAGACATGGCTGCGGGTGGTTCAGACGATCCCGAGGCTGCCTGAAATACGGAAAGAATTGAATCGACTGAAAAAGCGTGTCGAGGAACTGGAGAAAAAAGGGCCGGAAGACGATGAATCAGCCGGATGA
- a CDS encoding ABC transporter ATP-binding protein encodes MTLMQAIDIYKTYASDGKRVEVLKGLDLTIEKGEVVNILGASGVGKSTLLHILGALDRPSKGRIIHGGVDVFSLTDRDLAAFRNRKIGFVFQFHHLLPEFTALENVMMPCLVAGWQKAKAISAAQEVLGNLGLGHRLLHKPGELSGGEQQRVAVARAIVLSPDLVLADEPTGNLDTKTSEEVHHMLMELNKEREITMIIVTHNLTMANLKGRNLKLINGALIDA; translated from the coding sequence ATGACACTCATGCAGGCTATCGATATTTACAAGACTTATGCCAGTGACGGCAAGCGTGTTGAAGTTCTCAAGGGACTGGACCTGACGATTGAGAAGGGTGAGGTGGTCAATATTCTTGGCGCCTCGGGAGTCGGAAAATCGACTCTGCTGCACATCCTCGGCGCACTGGATCGTCCATCCAAGGGAAGGATCATTCACGGCGGTGTGGACGTGTTCAGCCTCACCGATCGAGATCTCGCGGCGTTTCGAAACAGGAAGATCGGATTCGTCTTTCAGTTTCATCACCTGCTCCCGGAATTTACCGCCCTGGAAAACGTGATGATGCCGTGCCTGGTGGCCGGATGGCAAAAAGCGAAGGCCATATCCGCCGCCCAGGAGGTACTGGGAAACCTTGGGCTCGGTCATCGACTGCTTCACAAACCTGGAGAACTGTCCGGGGGAGAACAACAGCGGGTGGCGGTCGCCCGAGCCATTGTTTTGAGTCCGGACCTGGTTCTGGCCGATGAACCCACCGGCAATCTCGATACGAAAACGAGTGAGGAAGTTCATCACATGCTGATGGAACTGAATAAAGAGAGAGAGATCACCATGATCATCGTGACCCACAACCTCACCATGGCGAATCTCAAGGGCAGAAATTTGAAGCTCATCAACGGGGCGTTGATCGATGCCTGA
- the lpxB gene encoding lipid-A-disaccharide synthase, which produces MTESDTARILQAEKRVLIVSGEASGDTYGAELIKHIKSMKPGTEFFGVGGQKMRDAGLVALSRAEDVSVVGFVEIFKQLRPILKALSSLKRSVRELTPDLVILIDFPDFNFRIARAAKRAGVPVFYYVSPQVWAWRRGRVKTIKKNVDRMIVIFPFEVDFYREAGVSVEFYGHPIMDVIGEGNGDDRLFDRKRPQVALLPGSRHGEVERHMDVLLRAGRLIMEEIPGAKFRIPLAPTLTEDLISPYLERTPLPVEIVHGDFHRVVGASDVAIACSGTATLETALLGTPMVVYYRLNPMTYFLGRMLIQVDYISIINLIARESVVPELIQDDANPENIARETLRLLTDDAARGGMIEKLKDVKKAVGLPGASRRIAARVADFLYGENSFD; this is translated from the coding sequence ATGACGGAATCTGATACAGCGCGTATACTCCAAGCGGAGAAGAGGGTTCTGATCGTCTCCGGGGAGGCGTCCGGGGATACATACGGCGCAGAGCTGATCAAACACATCAAAAGCATGAAGCCGGGAACGGAGTTCTTCGGAGTCGGCGGCCAAAAGATGAGGGATGCGGGGCTAGTGGCCCTTTCCCGCGCCGAGGATGTATCCGTCGTTGGATTTGTTGAGATATTCAAACAGCTCAGACCGATACTGAAGGCGCTTTCATCATTGAAGCGCTCGGTAAGAGAATTGACGCCCGACCTGGTTATTCTGATCGATTTTCCGGATTTTAATTTCAGGATCGCCCGGGCCGCAAAAAGAGCCGGTGTGCCGGTCTTTTATTATGTCAGCCCCCAGGTATGGGCGTGGCGGCGGGGGCGGGTGAAGACCATTAAAAAGAATGTGGATCGGATGATCGTGATCTTTCCCTTCGAGGTGGATTTCTACCGGGAGGCGGGGGTTTCCGTCGAGTTTTACGGTCATCCGATCATGGACGTCATCGGTGAAGGGAACGGGGACGATCGCTTGTTCGATCGAAAAAGGCCTCAGGTTGCGCTTTTGCCCGGGAGCAGGCACGGAGAAGTGGAGCGTCACATGGATGTGCTCCTTCGGGCCGGTCGCCTCATCATGGAGGAGATTCCCGGGGCGAAGTTTCGTATTCCCCTGGCGCCCACGCTGACCGAGGATCTGATTTCACCGTATCTGGAGCGGACTCCGCTGCCGGTAGAGATCGTGCATGGTGATTTTCACCGGGTTGTTGGTGCGAGTGATGTGGCGATCGCCTGTTCCGGGACCGCGACTCTGGAAACGGCGCTTCTCGGAACACCGATGGTCGTCTACTATCGGCTTAATCCGATGACGTACTTTCTGGGGCGCATGCTGATACAGGTCGATTATATTTCGATAATCAACTTGATTGCCCGGGAGTCGGTGGTCCCAGAGCTCATTCAGGACGACGCGAATCCAGAAAATATCGCGCGGGAGACGCTCAGATTGCTGACCGATGACGCCGCCAGGGGCGGGATGATCGAAAAACTGAAGGATGTCAAAAAAGCCGTGGGACTTCCCGGTGCGTCTCGGCGGATCGCCGCGCGGGTGGCGGACTTTCTGTATGGAGAGAATTCCTTTGATTGA
- a CDS encoding Gfo/Idh/MocA family oxidoreductase, translated as MASENNKLKVGIIGIGYLGRLHLEKYLSFEDVQVVGIADANAVVIEQMQQKHDIECSTDYRTLLGKVDAVSVVVPTSLHFDIAMDFFKSGADVFVEKPITTTLDQAKRLTETAESKNLLLQVGHLERFNPAILALDGTLKEPLFIESHRLSPFPDRSTDVDVVLDVMIHDIDIILNFVKSPLVHVDAVGAPIITPQMDIVNARLNFESGCVANVTASRVSAGKMRKIRVFQHDAYISIDFAAQNIDLFRRNRDENGRFTIDMEHRDITSRDYLKDEIRSFVDAVKHRSTPLVTGHDGIRALEVAFMIQERLEDTMEKMRERGLLDDGPAS; from the coding sequence ATGGCTTCTGAAAACAATAAACTCAAGGTCGGTATTATCGGTATCGGGTATCTGGGGAGGCTGCACCTGGAGAAATACCTGTCCTTCGAGGATGTGCAGGTGGTGGGAATTGCCGATGCAAACGCGGTCGTGATAGAACAGATGCAACAAAAGCACGACATAGAATGCAGTACGGATTATCGAACGCTTCTGGGCAAGGTTGATGCGGTCAGCGTTGTCGTCCCCACCTCACTTCATTTTGATATAGCGATGGATTTTTTTAAATCCGGGGCCGATGTGTTCGTGGAAAAACCGATTACCACGACGTTGGATCAGGCGAAGCGGTTGACAGAAACGGCGGAATCGAAAAACCTGCTGCTTCAGGTGGGTCACCTGGAGCGATTCAATCCGGCGATACTCGCACTGGACGGGACCCTTAAGGAGCCGCTCTTTATCGAGTCGCATCGGCTCTCACCGTTCCCGGACAGGAGTACCGATGTGGATGTGGTGCTTGACGTGATGATTCACGATATCGACATCATCCTGAACTTCGTGAAATCACCCCTGGTGCACGTGGACGCCGTGGGCGCTCCCATTATCACACCACAGATGGATATCGTCAACGCCCGCCTCAATTTTGAAAGCGGGTGCGTGGCAAACGTCACCGCCAGCCGGGTGAGCGCGGGGAAAATGAGGAAAATCCGTGTATTTCAGCACGATGCCTATATTTCCATCGACTTCGCCGCCCAGAATATCGATCTCTTTCGTCGGAACAGGGACGAAAACGGCCGGTTCACCATCGACATGGAGCACAGGGACATCACTTCCCGGGATTATCTCAAAGACGAGATTCGATCGTTTGTCGATGCCGTGAAGCATCGCTCAACCCCCCTGGTGACCGGACATGACGGCATCCGCGCCCTGGAAGTCGCATTTATGATCCAGGAGAGGCTCGAAGACACCATGGAAAAGATGAGGGAGCGGGGCCTCCTGGACGACGGACCCGCATCGTGA
- the lpxA gene encoding acyl-ACP--UDP-N-acetylglucosamine O-acyltransferase — translation MTNEIHHTAIVSPEAKLGDGVKIGPYAIVGEGVTLGDHVSIAAHAVVEGNTEIGDNTAISPFASVGSPPQDSKGMGDNGRLVIGSNNIIREAVTVNTGTKKGGGLTIIGDGNMLMAYSHVAHDCHIGNNNTFANVVTLAGHVEVEDFVVIGGLVAVHQFVRIGRNSFIGGGIVTQKDIPPYIRVIQAKERGARPMGLNTIGLKRRGFTEETMLALKRAYKIVWRSGLRVGDALQKMEETLFHIEEVKRFADFIRASERGIVR, via the coding sequence ATGACCAATGAGATTCATCACACTGCGATTGTATCGCCCGAGGCGAAGCTCGGAGACGGAGTGAAGATCGGCCCCTATGCCATTGTGGGGGAGGGAGTAACGTTGGGCGATCACGTCTCGATCGCAGCTCACGCGGTTGTCGAGGGGAATACCGAAATCGGCGACAATACCGCAATTTCCCCCTTCGCATCAGTCGGGTCTCCCCCCCAGGACTCGAAGGGTATGGGTGATAACGGAAGACTTGTCATCGGCAGCAACAACATCATTCGGGAAGCGGTTACCGTAAATACCGGCACGAAAAAGGGGGGCGGACTAACGATAATAGGCGACGGAAATATGTTAATGGCCTATTCACATGTCGCCCATGATTGTCATATCGGGAATAATAATACTTTTGCAAACGTGGTGACCCTTGCCGGTCATGTGGAGGTGGAGGATTTTGTGGTCATTGGGGGGCTCGTCGCCGTTCACCAGTTCGTCCGCATCGGGAGAAACTCCTTTATCGGCGGTGGTATCGTCACCCAGAAAGACATCCCTCCCTACATCCGCGTCATCCAGGCCAAGGAGCGCGGGGCGAGGCCGATGGGATTGAACACAATAGGGCTGAAGCGTCGTGGGTTTACGGAAGAGACGATGCTCGCCCTGAAGCGGGCGTACAAGATTGTGTGGCGATCGGGGTTGCGTGTGGGCGATGCCCTGCAAAAGATGGAGGAGACGCTGTTTCACATTGAAGAGGTGAAACGCTTTGCTGATTTCATCCGCGCTTCGGAGCGGGGAATTGTACGATAG
- the bamA gene encoding outer membrane protein assembly factor BamA, which yields MAKRVLIYLIIASLTAVFFCTPAFAAQKGVKIAVLPFSIYSAEDLSDYETDVADVLLSALAYHEDIVPIDALKVADAVGDVRPDEMDEDFARSVGRKVGARYVVLGSMTKVGETISLDARLIDVSSKAEPERFYIETYGISTVLDRVAELAKRINEEIFADQIIVKVTIRGNNRLADEDIIGTIQSREGTLPYERFLAEDVKAITQMGYFKSVEVETFPVTGGTEVVFTVDERELVREIRINGADKVDVEDIFEAISISPPEVLSTRELKESIEAIKDLYAEEQYHAAEVDYAIENITEDEILLDFTIVEGRKMMVKKVEFIGNDKIPDRVLMAGLGNKAKGWIWWFTDRGKYNKDEIDNDVDRVTAVYYDNGYLEATVEPADVEMRENGIYITYRISEGEKYEVSSVDISGDLIVAKEDLMKNLGVRSGKTFSRELVVMDLEYMTREYENEGYALVDIQPQTDLDTVNHTVSLNYFIIKGKKTYFERINISGNTKTLDKVIRRELRFSEGDLFNGDDLERSQERVQNLGYFEEVNFATERGSADDRVVVNVDVIEQPTGLISAGLGYSSIVEVTGMVRLQERNLFGRGYKVSVAAEFSKVSAYYNISAEDPYFLDTNLSVAVRAYNNAREYDTYDMETMGFELGFGYPIADDFRIFVNYIYYDANVNNIDYDADEDVWDVAGHNVTSGVETMVVRDTRNNIYNPSKGSMNSLSVFVAGIGGDEKYYKMVFESSWYFPVVWELVFHPRLLVGYMDELGSDDIPIYARFFAGGLNSLRGFEPYSVGPRDPDTGEYLGGYSELVLNLEMIFPIVEDADINGVVFFDMGNVWGEGDDYDVDDLRYSVGAGIRWLSPMGPIRVEWGYNLDPKDDEDDYEWNFSVGTSF from the coding sequence ATGGCGAAAAGAGTCCTTATTTATTTAATAATAGCATCTTTGACGGCGGTGTTCTTTTGCACTCCGGCATTCGCCGCCCAAAAAGGTGTAAAAATCGCGGTGCTTCCTTTTTCAATATATTCCGCCGAGGATCTCTCTGATTATGAGACCGACGTGGCGGATGTTTTACTGTCCGCACTTGCGTATCATGAGGATATCGTTCCCATCGATGCGCTGAAAGTGGCGGATGCAGTGGGCGACGTCCGTCCCGACGAGATGGACGAAGACTTTGCCCGGAGCGTCGGCAGAAAGGTCGGAGCCCGTTACGTGGTGCTGGGGAGCATGACGAAGGTGGGAGAGACCATCAGTCTTGACGCCCGATTGATTGATGTTTCCTCAAAAGCGGAGCCGGAGCGTTTTTATATTGAAACCTACGGCATCTCCACCGTTCTCGATCGGGTCGCCGAACTGGCAAAACGTATCAACGAGGAGATCTTCGCCGATCAGATTATCGTAAAGGTAACCATCCGGGGAAACAACCGCCTGGCCGATGAAGACATCATCGGCACCATCCAGAGCCGTGAAGGGACGCTTCCCTATGAGCGTTTTCTGGCCGAAGACGTAAAGGCCATCACTCAGATGGGATATTTTAAAAGCGTTGAGGTTGAGACGTTCCCGGTAACCGGCGGTACAGAGGTGGTGTTTACGGTGGATGAACGTGAGTTGGTTCGGGAGATTCGGATAAACGGTGCGGACAAGGTTGATGTGGAGGATATTTTCGAGGCCATCTCAATTTCGCCCCCCGAAGTCCTCAGCACCCGGGAACTCAAGGAAAGCATCGAGGCGATCAAAGATCTGTATGCCGAAGAACAGTATCATGCGGCCGAAGTGGATTACGCTATTGAAAATATTACCGAAGATGAGATCCTCCTTGATTTTACCATCGTCGAAGGAAGAAAGATGATGGTGAAAAAGGTTGAATTTATCGGCAATGACAAGATTCCCGACAGAGTCTTGATGGCCGGCCTCGGAAACAAGGCAAAGGGCTGGATATGGTGGTTTACCGATCGCGGTAAGTACAACAAGGATGAAATAGACAATGATGTCGATCGTGTGACCGCTGTCTACTATGACAACGGGTATCTCGAGGCGACGGTGGAACCGGCGGACGTCGAGATGAGGGAAAACGGCATCTACATCACCTATCGCATCAGCGAGGGTGAAAAATATGAAGTCAGCTCCGTGGACATTTCAGGCGACCTGATTGTGGCCAAGGAAGACCTGATGAAAAACCTGGGAGTTCGCTCCGGCAAGACCTTCTCCCGGGAACTTGTGGTGATGGACCTGGAATATATGACACGGGAGTATGAAAACGAAGGCTACGCGCTTGTGGATATTCAGCCGCAGACGGATCTTGACACGGTCAACCATACCGTTTCGCTGAACTATTTCATCATTAAGGGTAAGAAGACCTACTTCGAGCGGATAAATATTTCCGGAAACACCAAGACCCTCGATAAGGTCATCCGTCGTGAACTGAGATTCTCGGAAGGCGATCTTTTTAACGGCGATGATCTGGAGCGCAGCCAGGAACGTGTACAAAACCTGGGTTACTTCGAGGAGGTCAACTTCGCCACGGAGCGGGGAAGCGCGGACGATCGAGTAGTGGTGAACGTGGATGTGATAGAGCAGCCCACAGGCCTCATCTCAGCCGGTCTCGGTTATTCCAGCATCGTGGAGGTGACCGGTATGGTTCGCCTTCAGGAGAGAAATCTGTTCGGCAGGGGATACAAGGTTTCGGTGGCGGCGGAATTCAGCAAGGTCAGTGCATACTACAACATATCCGCCGAGGACCCCTATTTTCTGGATACGAATCTGTCCGTGGCGGTGCGCGCCTACAATAACGCCCGTGAATACGACACGTATGACATGGAGACGATGGGGTTCGAACTCGGTTTTGGATATCCGATCGCCGATGATTTCCGGATATTCGTGAACTATATATACTACGATGCGAATGTCAATAATATCGATTATGACGCGGACGAAGATGTGTGGGATGTGGCGGGACATAACGTCACCAGTGGTGTGGAGACGATGGTAGTCAGGGATACTCGAAACAACATCTACAATCCGTCGAAGGGCTCTATGAACAGCCTGTCTGTTTTCGTGGCGGGTATCGGCGGCGATGAAAAATACTATAAAATGGTGTTCGAGAGCAGCTGGTACTTCCCGGTGGTTTGGGAACTGGTGTTTCACCCGAGACTCCTGGTCGGATATATGGACGAACTGGGAAGTGATGACATCCCGATCTACGCCCGGTTCTTCGCCGGCGGCCTGAATTCTCTCCGGGGCTTCGAACCGTACAGCGTGGGGCCGAGGGACCCGGATACCGGCGAATATCTGGGCGGGTATTCAGAGCTTGTGTTAAACCTGGAGATGATCTTCCCGATCGTGGAAGATGCGGACATCAACGGTGTTGTCTTTTTCGACATGGGTAACGTGTGGGGTGAGGGCGACGACTATGATGTCGATGATCTTCGCTACTCGGTGGGAGCCGGTATTCGATGGCTGTCCCCGATGGGTCCGATCCGGGTTGAATGGGGCTACAACCTCGATCCCAAGGATGACGAGGACGATTACGAATGGAACTTCTCGGTTGGAACCAGCTTCTAA
- a CDS encoding OmpH family outer membrane protein has product MKRLFSLILASVMLLAVPSLVCAEDVRFGVIDMVRVLEFSDAGKKAKEELTGKIDAAESDIVKRQEELLALKEEIEKQAMMLSADALAKKEREYQDKLLEYQRKVQDYNYEIQNRQYELMDVIISETNTIVHDIAVEGGYTFIFERTNSGVLYFQDDIDLTEDVIEALDK; this is encoded by the coding sequence ATGAAACGACTTTTTTCGTTGATATTGGCTTCTGTGATGCTTCTTGCGGTTCCATCGCTTGTGTGTGCCGAGGACGTTCGTTTCGGCGTGATTGACATGGTACGGGTGCTGGAGTTTTCAGACGCGGGGAAAAAGGCGAAAGAAGAATTGACGGGAAAGATAGACGCCGCGGAGAGTGACATCGTTAAAAGGCAGGAGGAGTTGCTTGCTCTCAAAGAGGAGATAGAAAAACAGGCCATGATGTTGTCCGCGGATGCCCTGGCGAAAAAAGAACGGGAATATCAGGACAAATTACTCGAGTACCAGCGGAAAGTTCAGGACTACAATTATGAGATTCAGAATAGGCAATACGAGCTGATGGATGTGATCATCTCCGAGACCAACACGATAGTGCATGATATCGCCGTTGAGGGAGGATATACGTTCATCTTTGAGCGGACAAACTCGGGGGTCCTGTACTTCCAAGATGACATCGATTTGACCGAAGATGTTATAGAGGCACTTGACAAATAA
- a CDS encoding cyclic nucleotide-binding domain-containing protein — protein MNGNRKKITALKDQASSYLTKGNVEKAIKTYTEVLQLSPKEPHVIMKIGDCHIKLKDKNGAIKYYSRAADIYEKEGFVVKAIAVIKLMLKHVPDSPELMYRLSSLYEDRINVQKPELKIREFDAEVIEDAEVVEEEKPVARIALFSDFNQTEFMAVMEKLRHIDVGPDESIINQDDSGKSIFVIASGEVGVYREDEGGNEIWVTNLHDGDFFGEFGFFSESKRTATVKSIKETTLLELTKEDVDLLINDHPHIREVLFRFYKERVLDTLLAVSPLFSVLPPEKRRELAGKFSPSFLRKGEIIVTEGEVGDQMYIIQTGEVQMVTEREGEKIVLARLKAGDFFGEVSVLTGKPRTATAVAASDVRIASIGRENIRGVVKEYPEILETIKKHVKMRMEDTISTIMEYKNRRDETDLV, from the coding sequence ATGAACGGCAATAGAAAAAAAATCACGGCGCTCAAGGATCAGGCGTCTTCGTATCTGACCAAGGGAAATGTGGAAAAGGCCATCAAGACGTACACGGAGGTGTTGCAGCTTTCTCCCAAAGAGCCCCATGTGATCATGAAGATCGGCGATTGCCATATCAAGCTGAAGGATAAAAATGGGGCGATAAAATATTACAGCCGCGCCGCTGACATTTATGAAAAAGAGGGATTCGTCGTCAAGGCCATCGCTGTAATCAAGCTGATGCTCAAGCATGTCCCGGACTCCCCGGAGCTGATGTATCGACTCAGCTCTCTCTATGAAGATCGGATCAATGTTCAGAAGCCCGAGCTGAAGATTCGTGAATTCGATGCTGAGGTCATAGAGGACGCCGAGGTGGTGGAAGAGGAAAAGCCGGTCGCTCGTATCGCGCTGTTTTCCGATTTCAACCAGACGGAGTTTATGGCGGTGATGGAAAAGCTTCGTCATATTGATGTCGGGCCGGATGAAAGTATCATCAATCAGGATGACTCAGGGAAATCGATATTCGTGATCGCCTCGGGCGAGGTCGGGGTATATCGAGAGGACGAGGGGGGGAACGAAATATGGGTGACGAATCTGCATGACGGGGATTTCTTCGGTGAATTCGGCTTTTTCTCTGAATCGAAGCGAACCGCGACCGTGAAGTCTATCAAGGAGACGACGCTTCTGGAACTGACCAAGGAGGATGTGGACCTCCTCATAAACGATCATCCCCACATCAGGGAGGTTCTCTTCCGGTTTTACAAGGAACGGGTTCTGGACACCCTGCTTGCGGTATCACCGCTGTTTTCCGTGCTTCCTCCGGAGAAGCGCAGAGAACTGGCGGGGAAATTTTCTCCCAGCTTCCTGAGAAAGGGGGAGATCATCGTCACCGAGGGTGAGGTCGGCGACCAGATGTATATTATACAGACCGGTGAAGTTCAGATGGTTACGGAACGGGAGGGGGAAAAAATCGTTCTGGCACGTCTGAAGGCGGGGGATTTTTTCGGGGAGGTCTCGGTATTGACGGGAAAACCTCGGACCGCCACCGCCGTGGCCGCAAGCGACGTGAGGATCGCATCCATCGGCAGGGAGAATATTCGCGGAGTCGTCAAGGAATACCCGGAGATCCTGGAAACTATAAAGAAACATGTAAAGATGAGGATGGAAGATACCATATCCACCATCATGGAATACAAGAATCGCCGGGATGAAACCGATCTCGTATAA
- a CDS encoding cyclic nucleotide-binding domain-containing protein, with amino-acid sequence MSGKKDMAASLKAEAEKHMAKGRWEKALDGYLCVVKLVPDDVRSLFKAGDCARKMNRKADALNYYDKAAKLYEAEGFVVKAIAVNKLMLDLEPELDHVQERLSKLYEARIKDAPVSGKLGVSSGGGASEPYPRSELFSGLSHDEFMAVVKKMEPIEVPPDTLILSEGDPGDSLYIIASGEVKIYREDHAGGEIWIANLGEGEFFGEFGFFSGAKRSASVRSQEETTLLELSKERMNSIISERPRVKEVLFRFYKSRILDSLLAISPIFSSLPREKRRFLVEAFTYTEQKAGAVIVSEGDVGDRMYFLQSGQVQVYTEKEGERIHLAGLAEGDFFGEVSVIAGKPRTATVAAITDVQLAEIVRDSLMDIIEGHPEIIEAINRFIQMRVENTISAIMEYKNRKSESGLI; translated from the coding sequence GTGAGCGGGAAAAAGGACATGGCGGCATCGCTCAAGGCCGAGGCCGAAAAACATATGGCCAAAGGGCGGTGGGAAAAGGCGCTGGACGGGTACCTTTGCGTCGTAAAACTCGTTCCCGATGACGTCCGTTCTCTTTTTAAGGCGGGAGATTGCGCCAGGAAGATGAACCGAAAGGCCGACGCCCTCAACTACTATGACAAGGCCGCGAAACTCTATGAGGCCGAGGGATTCGTCGTCAAGGCCATCGCCGTCAACAAGCTGATGCTTGATTTGGAACCCGAACTCGATCATGTCCAGGAGCGCCTGTCGAAACTGTACGAGGCGCGGATAAAGGATGCACCGGTTTCCGGAAAACTCGGTGTTTCGTCCGGGGGAGGTGCGAGCGAGCCCTATCCCCGCTCCGAGCTCTTTTCGGGATTATCTCACGATGAGTTCATGGCGGTGGTGAAAAAGATGGAACCCATAGAGGTCCCGCCTGATACGCTCATTCTGTCCGAGGGAGATCCCGGGGATTCTCTGTATATCATCGCGTCGGGGGAGGTGAAAATCTACCGGGAGGACCATGCGGGGGGGGAGATCTGGATTGCAAACCTGGGGGAGGGCGAGTTTTTCGGAGAATTCGGATTTTTCTCCGGGGCCAAACGGTCGGCGTCGGTCAGGTCCCAGGAAGAGACGACGCTTCTGGAGCTTTCGAAAGAGCGTATGAACTCCATCATCTCGGAGAGGCCCCGGGTAAAAGAGGTCCTGTTTCGATTTTACAAGAGTCGTATCCTCGATTCACTCCTGGCCATTTCACCGATATTCTCATCGCTGCCGAGAGAGAAAAGAAGATTCCTGGTTGAGGCATTTACCTATACAGAACAGAAAGCGGGCGCCGTCATCGTCTCGGAAGGAGACGTGGGCGATCGTATGTATTTTCTCCAATCGGGACAGGTGCAGGTATATACGGAAAAAGAAGGAGAAAGGATCCACCTGGCGGGTCTTGCCGAGGGCGATTTCTTCGGCGAGGTATCCGTTATCGCCGGAAAGCCGAGAACGGCGACGGTGGCGGCGATTACGGACGTCCAGCTTGCCGAGATAGTCCGAGACAGCCTTATGGATATTATTGAAGGGCATCCTGAGATTATTGAGGCCATCAATCGTTTCATCCAAATGCGGGTTGAAAACACCATATCGGCGATTATGGAATACAAAAACAGAAAAAGCGAAAGCGGGTTGATTTGA